AGAGCCTGGACGTTGTCTTTCTATACCACTCAGtagagagtctgagagagagagagagagagagagagagaggagagagagagagggggagagagagagggggggagagagagggggggagagagagagggggagagagggggggagagggggagagagagagagagagagagagagagggggagagagagagagagagagggggagagagagagagagagagagagggggagagagagagaggggggagagagagagaggggagagagagagagagagggggggagagagagagggggagagagagagagagagagggaggggggagagagagagagagagagagagagagaggggggagagggggagagagagagagatgagacaaggaaagagaggacagagacagagagaaggagacagggagaataacagagagaggggggagagagagagagggggagagagagagggggagagagagagagagagagatgagacaaggaaagagaggacagagacagagaaggagacggggagaataacagagagagaggggggagagagagagagagagggggagagagagagagggagagagggggagagagagagagagagagagagagatgagacaaggaaagagataacagagacagagacagagagagacagaggacagagacagagagaaggagggggagaataacagagagagaggggagacagagagagaggggagagagagagagagagagagagagagagagagagagagagagatgagacaaggaaagagaggacagagacagagagaaggagacggggagaacaacagagagagagacggggggagagagagaggggggagagagagagagagagagagagagagaggggagagggggagaggggggagagagagagagagagatgagacaaggaaagagaggacagagacagagagaaggagacggggagaataacagagagagagtgagaaagatagagagacagacataacaATAGAGAGaagtggaaagagaaagaaaaaacagGGTCAAATCATGTTGCCTCAGGTGCCATTATTCATAGTACCAAAAAAAGATGGTGAACAGTTCTACCTTTCATAGGGGGGTCTCTGAAGCTCTGGGAGCGCGAGGGAGCACGGGCAGTGAATACGTCAGCCCTCATGTCCGCAGGGGAGATAGCGGGGACTCTGTCCCCCCAGGACGAGAGCTGGGACTGGAGGAGAGGCtagacagggagggaacaagatAGTCACCACACAGTGGGTGGGTGTATTTCCCCTCTGTCTTACATATCCTCATATAACCCGTCATCTATTATGAATCACTTTATCTTTGATGTGGAGACGACCTGGAGTGGGTTCTCTCTGTGCCGTAGGACCTCACAgtattcacctctctctacctaaaTTACTCTTGTCCACAgtaacacctctctctgcctatctctttttcctctttctccctatctatcactctccctccccttctctatctcacgctctctctctttcttcaccttCTCTGATTTAATTCGATTCAATGCAGTTTTACTGACAGGAAATacagctctgcctctctctctctcatttcctcaaTCTCTCGGAGGTGTTATGTATCTCACCAGTGTGCGTAACAGTCTGGCCGAGGGGGGCATGGCGTGGGACTGGGCCTGGGCGGGTGTGGGGCCGTGAGAGATGGGTAAGGACTGGACCCCAGGCGGGCTCCAGggtccctctacctccctcctgtTCTTGTTCTTCGAAAAATGCCTGGAAATAGTTACATGTTGCTGTGACTACGTTTGAGGAAGAGATTCTATCTCAatgaaactaaactaaactaaaaaagAAAACTTTTCTCAAGGTAAGTAAATGCACTGTCctaaaaattccacaaattctcATCAATGTGCAATTACAAATGAGTTACTATGGAGCTTTGATCAGATTAGTTCAGAGAAGGTGGTACATCTGACATATGGATATCTTTCTGAATATATGATGATAATATTTCATATTTATTGATTTCCTCACCATTTCTTCTTCTGGTATTTGTCCTGGAGGAACTCCTTCAGTTTCTGGGAGTCCCTTGTGTCGAAACAACCTTCTGTCTTTGGATCAAAGGCACACAGCCAGGTcctcctccccacctacacacacacacacacacacacacacacacacacacacacacacacacacacacgcacacacacacgcacgcacgcacacacgcacacacacacacgcacacacacacacacacacacacacacacacacgcacacacacacacacacacacacacgcacgcatgcacacacacacacacacacacacacacacacacacacacacacacaatgacacagaaCATGAACAATACACATGCCTTCCCACACATTAATTACATGTTTTAGTCACAGTACTGCATCTCACTGACATGAAAATGAATCACCAAGATGATTAATCATGACTAAATCTGACTGAAACATCCAGACTTTTCTACCTGATATCTGCATTAGAGCAATGAATcagacatacactcacacatgtacacacaaaaATTAAATTATTGGGCATAAGCAAtgcattagacacacacacacacacacacacacacacgaggtggTTTGGGTGTAACTGTGATGTTGCGTTCTGTTCACTGCACAAATTGGGCAGAGCAGCTACATTCCTCCAGAACCCGTCTGCAACCACCAAAACAGTGCCATTATCTGATCTGACTGAAAGGAGGGGGGCATCAAGCTTCCTCTTTTATCTCAAAAAGAGGGATAAGAAAATAGAGGAGATTCTACAACAGACTGGTCTAGAGAGGTGAGGGTTTGGATCTAATATTGTCTAGTTcacattaaaaaaaactattatggGAGATGGATAAATCTACCTCACGTCGCCTCAATCACTCTCAGGATGGCCCCGGTAAAGGGATGTACATATATCATTTATGATATCTATTTATAATACCTATGGTATATAATCGATTCTTGCTCTATTTATCCTGGAACATCAAAAATGTATAGAATACTGAATGTTACGAGTCCAAGTATGCATCACAATTGTGTTTTGTTCACCTTTTCCTGACGTTAAAATATTGAAGTATCCAGCCGGGGCACTGAAAATTACCCCCAGAATTGTAATGAGGAAGGTGAAATATAGTTGGAATACTGTTAGGTCCCGCCTACAAGCCCACCTGACTGTCAACAATGGATGCGGCCCGTTTGTCACTCACCTCGTTGCCATGGTTTTGCAGAAACTCCACTTCCTGTTGGGAGAAGGTTGTCATGGAGATAGACTTGACTCTGTGGGGAGGGTTGAGTCCTCTCCTGAGGCAGAGAGATTggaaaaaagaagaaaaataaataaatgagagaTGGAAGATGTGTAAAAGTGGGCACTTCACATTTGTTCTGCCTATAATCACATAAATCACTGAAGAGGAACACTCATGATAGAGAATTGAAGAGGAATGGGATGTAAGGGGGATTTAAAGTGTTTTGAGAAATGGATGCCATGACAGGTGACTGTGAGAAAATGCGAAAATTGTCATAGTGCAAATGTATCCAGTGTAGAGGTTAGGCATAAAAAACAAGACATAATAGTTTGCTCATTCAGTGTGCAAATGGTTTAAAGTTTAGGCTATTCTTCTGTGCTCGTGACAAGAGTCTAAACCTGTGCTGAAATCTGGCCACTGCAAATTACTGAACCTTGCGACATGCTACAGgcatagcctataatgtgttgaGGACCTGAGCTGGCAACGGTCTGCATGCAGAATGTTACATGAACCAGAAAGAGACACCAAACCTGGGCCACGACGAAAGGAAACGTAACACGGCGCGGTAAACGGGCACGCCTGAAAATgttaaagtagtagtagtacaatTAACTGTAGCCATAGGAAGTTAACAAACCAAGGGGCGGCCTCGTAAATGAATACAGGGCGCATAGGCCACGTTAGGCTACAGTTTCACGTTTCAGTTCCTTCTCAATGCTCAAATATAACAGCATCTTCAAATATGCTCTGCAGATGCAGCATACTGGACATTATTATTGGTTAATAATTTGCATGCAATGGGCTTCTTTTATTTATAGGCATATATAATAGCCTCATGTGCGCAATATGCATGTTATAGAAGCTATCCAAATATATATGTCCCTTGTGTATCCACCTACTTACAGCATTCCAGAGCACGACGTGCACACGAAGCAGCCCACGGTGATATCGATGTAAGTCACCCCCGGTTGACTGCACTCGAAGCAGTGTTTGTTTACTACAGCCTGGGCCAGCTCCCGGACCTTGCGGGCGCATATCTCTTGGCTGTCCCGATGTTTTCGGTTCGACATACTGCTGTCTCGGCCCGCTCTCGCCCGCTTTTGGTCTGGCGGAGAGGACTATAGCTCGTATAGTGGTGAGCCGATTACTACTGGCCCTCTACAAACCTCCCGTATTCCTCCCTCCGTTTACAGTATGTTACTCACGCCCGCATTATGAAAACGATGATTATGCGCCTCGCGTTTACGCGATTTGAGACCGATATTACCTGGATCTTCCTACGTGCATGCGTCGGGCTATTTTGTGTCTTTAGCGGAAGTCAGAAATGAGGTCTTATCAAGCTGTCAATGAGTTTTACTACGTCGTTATTATTTATCCATTGCTGCGGTATTCTcttctggagtggagaaagacatctGCCTCTcgctctaaatctctctctctctgctccgctCTCTGCTTGCCATACGCACACCCCCCTTTGGCATTATTGCGCTCGTGTCTGTCGTTCCATGAAGACGCGGCGCTTTGGAACGATGACAGATTTTTGAAACCCAGATTGCCAGCTAAGGCAAGGACCAGAGGACCTCACATACCATAGAATGGCAAATAAAATAACCCACACAAATAAACCAACATAGACGAGAGAGAAACAATTCACCATTCTAGTTTTATGAAATGATATTCTATACGCTGAAACAAATAGATGTTGATTAGTATTATTTGATCAGAGCTGTCTGATGTGAGTTTATTTTCATAGTAACTCAGGAACAGACCTTAACGGCTACATCACGCCCATTGCATGATGACGTCCGACATGAAAAATGTTTGTTTCATCTGTTTTCAATTTGTTAACCCTTCACATCACTCTCTAAAACCCATCCATATAGAACAGTaacatacaaataaataaaaacataggcTAGGCTATACAGGTCCAAAAGGGTTTGCCCTCGCGCCATTACGCACATGTAGTCAACTAATGTAGTCAACAGACTGAAGATAGATTCCCTACGCAAAATAAATCTCTCTTAAATACTTTAGATTGGGTTCAGATTTGACACTCGGAGCAGATCAGACAGTGCAAGTAGGCCTAATGTAAGGACTTATTCTGGTCACAAGGGAGAGCCATGCGTGGTCAGGTCAGGCAGTGACTGACTTTCACTTGTCATGTGATCCTCCAAGCATTTCTGATGGTGCTGTTGTGGAGTTATTAACaatgtatatacatgtgtgtctgtgtgtgtgtgtgtgtgtgtgtgtgtgcgtgcatatttAACTGTGTCTCTGTACATGTACAAACATACACATGTGTTGTGCCAGAGAGACAAAAATGATAGGGCTAGAATAGACCATCAGCCACTGTGATGATCTGACTAGGCTAGTCAACCACAGACTAGCTACTGTGGCAATCAGACCTCTCTGGTTGCATAGCACCGTATGTTGTGATAATGTTGAGGTAGAGCTATTTTCGTGTTGCTCAAGAATATGTTCTgttttgaaatgtgtgtgtgtgtgtgtgtgtgtatgtgtgtgtgtgtgtcccccaatTTATATGGGATTTATATGGGATGGAGGGAGTAGCTAGCACTTACCAAGCATAATTATCTCACATAAAGACCTATTGTACATTCAAACTACATTCACTCTCACTAAAATAATGAATCACACAATTGACCATTCAGattctaagccctgtctaagctatatggaattgttttaagaaggtcataccaaggatcatttagctattttattTTCAAATTCAAGACCCCTTGAAGCATCCCtagtatatattttaaaaaacgatTTGATGAAAAATTATTTTTGGCCTTAATGCTATTAGCCCATAATAACGCATCGAATAACAGATTcattacatggaacaacagatggTTCCCCCCAAAGATCTAAataaagtttgttctgaagtgtctctcctatatctgagagatataagaaagattaGGAAACATTTATCAATTTTTTGTCCATGTGTTTAACCCCATCATTTTGTCATTAAACTGtctccatatacagtaccagtcaaaagtttggacacacctactcattcaagagtttttctttatttttactattgtctacagtcgtggccaaaagttttgagaatgacacaaatattaatttccacaaagtttgctgtttcagtgtctttagatatttttgtcagatgttactatggaatactgaagtataattacaagcatttcataagtggcaaaggcttttattgacaattacatggaGTTAATGCAaatagtcaatatttgcagtgttgacccctTTGCAATCCACCCtgtcatgctgtcaattaacttctgggccacatcctgactgatggcagcctattcttgcataatcaatgcttggagtttgtcagaatttgtgggtttttgtttgtccacccgcctcttgaggattgaccacaagttctcaatgggattaaggtctggggagtttcctggacaTGGACCCAacatatcgatgttttgttccccaagccacttagttatcacttttgccttatggcaaggtgctccatcacgctggaaaaggcattgttcatcaccaaactgttcctggatgtttgggagaagttgctctcggaggatgtgttggtaccattctttattcgt
This DNA window, taken from Oncorhynchus tshawytscha isolate Ot180627B linkage group LG10, Otsh_v2.0, whole genome shotgun sequence, encodes the following:
- the agfg2 gene encoding arf-GAP domain and FG repeat-containing protein 1 isoform X1; amino-acid sequence: MSNRKHRDSQEICARKVRELAQAVVNKHCFECSQPGVTYIDITVGCFVCTSCSGMLRGLNPPHRVKSISMTTFSQQEVEFLQNHGNEVGRRTWLCAFDPKTEGCFDTRDSQKLKEFLQDKYQKKKWHFSKNKNRREVEGPWSPPGVQSLPISHGPTPAQAQSHAMPPSARLLRTLPLLQSQLSSWGDRVPAISPADMRADVFTARAPSRSQSFRDPPMKDSLLSGIERQRPGSLSSAMGNHSHAPSFPALPRPSASSTFKNNFTLGRTVASSGGSAPFRAFPKSLSVDFGGLSQQHSRSALSVAPPAPSPNTHTDHQDRYAALSQLNSVFPDTSPRPATGPGLYSTPRWTTPV
- the agfg2 gene encoding arf-GAP domain and FG repeat-containing protein 1 isoform X4 → MTTFSQQEVEFLQNHGNEVGRRTWLCAFDPKTEGCFDTRDSQKLKEFLQDKYQKKKWHFSKNKNRREVEGPWSPPGVQSLPISHGPTPAQAQSHAMPPSARLLRTLPLLQSQLSSWGDRVPAISPADMRADVFTARAPSRSQSFRDPPMKDSLLSGIERQRPGSLSSAMGNHSHAPSFPALPRPSASSTFKNNFTLGRTVASSGGSAPFRAFPKSLSVDFGGLSQQHSRSALSVAPPAPSPNTHTDHQDRYAALSQLNSVFPDTSPRPATGPGLYSTPRWTTPV
- the agfg2 gene encoding arf-GAP domain and FG repeat-containing protein 2 isoform X2, with translation MSNRKHRDSQEICARKVRELAQAVVNKHCFECSQPGVTYIDITVGCFVCTSCSGMLRGLNPPHRVKSISMTTFSQQEVEFLQNHGNEVGRRTWLCAFDPKTEGCFDTRDSQKLKEFLQDKYQKKKWHFSKNKNRREVEGPWSPPGVQSLPISHGPTPAQAQSHAMPPSARLLRTLPLLQSQLSSWGDRVPAISPADMRADVFTARAPSRSQSFRDPPMKDSLLSGIERQRPGSLSSAMGNHSHAPSFPALPRPSGRTVASSGGSAPFRAFPKSLSVDFGGLSQQHSRSALSVAPPAPSPNTHTDHQDRYAALSQLNSVFPDTSPRPATGPGLYSTPRWTTPV
- the agfg2 gene encoding arf-GAP domain and FG repeat-containing protein 1 isoform X3 → MATVNCTTTTLTFSGVPVYRAVLRFLSSWPRRGLNPPHRVKSISMTTFSQQEVEFLQNHGNEVGRRTWLCAFDPKTEGCFDTRDSQKLKEFLQDKYQKKKWHFSKNKNRREVEGPWSPPGVQSLPISHGPTPAQAQSHAMPPSARLLRTLPLLQSQLSSWGDRVPAISPADMRADVFTARAPSRSQSFRDPPMKDSLLSGIERQRPGSLSSAMGNHSHAPSFPALPRPSASSTFKNNFTLGRTVASSGGSAPFRAFPKSLSVDFGGLSQQHSRSALSVAPPAPSPNTHTDHQDRYAALSQLNSVFPDTSPRPATGPGLYSTPRWTTPV